In one window of Alphaproteobacteria bacterium DNA:
- a CDS encoding lipopolysaccharide biosynthesis-like protein, with amino-acid sequence MKRITIFAHFDKQNIIDDYVIDYLKELRKYSEIIFVSDGDLK; translated from the coding sequence ATGAAAAGAATTACAATATTTGCTCATTTTGATAAACAGAATATCATAGATGATTATGTTATAGATTATCTTAAGGAGTTAAGAAAATATTCTGAAATTATTTTTGTTTCGGATGGAGATTTAAAAGA